In the genome of Halostella salina, the window GCCGGCGGCGGGAGTCGGTCCGTCGTCGGCCGCGTCGCCGGCGGCCGGGCTCTCGGCGGTGCCCCCGTCGCCCCCCGCGTCGCCGTCGGAGCCGCTGGGGTCGAACTGGAACTTGTTGCCGCCGCAGTCCGGACAGCCCGACAGCATCTCCTTGGAGCCGTCGGCGAACATCCGGCCGCAGTTCGTACACTGGTGTGGCATTATCGGCGCGAGACGAGCGCGCTGATCAGCGTCTCGTCCTTGTGCAGCGTCTGGATCTGGTTCGCCGGCCCGATGACGGTCAGCTTGTTCGTCGACTCCCGCCCCATGAGCCGGTCGAGGAAGCTGGCGTCGTCGGTCTGGGCGCGCGGGTACGTCTCTATCTCGATCCCGTTGAAGCCGTCGGGGCTGATCTCGGTCATGGTCACCTCGATCAGCCGGCTCTCCTCGTCGGGGGTGAGTCCCTCCTCCAGAATGACGATGTTGCCCTCGTGGACGCCGTCCAGGATCATCCGGATCTTCTCCATGCTCGTCATCCCGGCCATCCGTTCGCCGCTGATGAGGTCGATCTGGACGCCGTCGTCCGACTCCTTGGTTTCAGGCATGGTTCACGCGAAGTACTCCGCGATCTTGTCGTACACTTCGTCCATGTTGTCCCCCTCCAGCGCGGAGAGGGGCACCGTCTCGTGCTGGGGGAAGGCGTTGCGAATGCGCTGCTCGCTGGCCTCGTCCAGGTCGATCTTGTTGGCGAAGATGAGCACGGGGAGGTCACGGCTCTCGATGATGCCGATCAGCATCGTGTTCACCTGCGTGAACGGGTCCTCCGCCGAGTCGAGCACGTAGATGACGCCGTCGACGTCCTCCCGGAGCCAGTGCATCGCCTCCGCGACGCCCTCGGTGGCCTCGCGGGAGCGACGCACGGCGTCGTCTTTCTCCATGTCATACTCGGTGAACTCCTCGTAGTCGACCTTCGTCGTCACGCCCGGCGTGTCGACGATGTCGATGGTCACCGACTTCCCGTTGCGCTCTATCTCCACGTCCTCCTTCCGGCGCGCCCGCCGGGTTTCGTGGGGGATGTGGCTCTCCGGCCCGACCGCGTCCCCGGTCCAGTCCCGCGCGATCCGGTTCGCGAGCGTCGTCTTCCCCGCGTTCGGCGGTCCGTAGATCCCGATCCGTTTGGGCTCCTCCTCGGAGAAGAGTCGCTCCGTCGCCCGTGAGATGCTCTGTCTGAGTCCGTTTATCAGTCCCATCCTGTCCTCACGCACCCGTAGGTGCTTGTCCACGTAACGACACCGGATTCACTTAAGCCTACGTCAGACACGTATCCGCGGTCGGAGCGGTGTATTCGATGCCGGATCCCGCCCGCGTCCCCTGGTCCGGGGCGGGATCCGGGCGATCGTGTTCCGGGTCCGACCGTTTACCTGTCGACCGTGTTCGGTCGATCCTGTTCGTCTCCGAACGCATCGCAGCAGTGGGGCTAGCAGGCGACGCCTCGTAGTCGGCCAGTCAGGATCTGTGGATCGGTGGAACGACGTTCTCCAGTTGAAATGGAGGGGTGTCATTTTCAGTTGAGGTAGTCGCTATACGTTTGTATTCGAAGAAACACCCCTAGTTCGCTTGGAGTCGAAACGCCCGGGTGAGGATCGTTCAACGGTGGTCGAACGGTGATCGATGTAGTCGGGAAACCGACCGGACTGAATCACCCGGGAACAAACGGACAGCACAGTGGAACGAGAGGACTGCGTTGATGGTCACGTGATGAGGGTCCCCCACCCTTGACCCCCCCACCCCTTCGTTTCGGGTGGAACGACGGACGGGTGGGGTGGGGGGAAGCCCGTTCTCTAGTGTCGCATGGTTTTATGTATAATG includes:
- a CDS encoding DUF2073 domain-containing protein produces the protein MPETKESDDGVQIDLISGERMAGMTSMEKIRMILDGVHEGNIVILEEGLTPDEESRLIEVTMTEISPDGFNGIEIETYPRAQTDDASFLDRLMGRESTNKLTVIGPANQIQTLHKDETLISALVSRR
- a CDS encoding Era-like GTP-binding protein, translating into MGLINGLRQSISRATERLFSEEEPKRIGIYGPPNAGKTTLANRIARDWTGDAVGPESHIPHETRRARRKEDVEIERNGKSVTIDIVDTPGVTTKVDYEEFTEYDMEKDDAVRRSREATEGVAEAMHWLREDVDGVIYVLDSAEDPFTQVNTMLIGIIESRDLPVLIFANKIDLDEASEQRIRNAFPQHETVPLSALEGDNMDEVYDKIAEYFA